The DNA segment TGCGCATCGTTCAACCAGAAGGCCATGGAACAATTGCAAGGTCATATGGGCGGCTTCGAGCCGAAATTTCCAATGGAAATCTTTCACCTGGTTCCGAACGGCCTGCTCGGCGTGGTGCTGACCGGGGAGAAGCTGATCGGCACCCATTATGCGTCGCTCATGCTCAAAGAATTTGTGGAGCGCCAGAGCTTGCTCGAAGGGCAGATCGTTGTCGCCAGCTTCCCGGAGAGCGGGGAGCTGACCGAACAGTCGCTGGCGCAGCTGCTCCAGACGGCACTGCAAGCGCAAGGAGAGAGCAGAGATATCCATCTATTCATGAACCGGGGCATCCGGCAAGGGATTACTTCTATTCTGATTGCCGATCCGGACGAAGTGAGCAGAGAGTTCGTCAAGCTTCGGCTGGAGATGAACGGTTACAAGGTGGAGGAAGCGCAAGACGGGAGCGAAGCGCTGGAGAAATTCGAGCAAACCATGCCGAATTTGGTCATCACGGAATTGAATCTGCCGATTGTGGATGGCTTCCAGTTGATTGATAAAATCAACCGGGACTACTCCAGTGAGGTGATCGTGCTCACAGACAAGCAGCTGCCGAA comes from the Xylanibacillus composti genome and includes:
- a CDS encoding response regulator transcription factor, with protein sequence MAVLVHDPIQEAISQLAQRVQASYEAGASCGVILAPCASFNQKAMEQLQGHMGGFEPKFPMEIFHLVPNGLLGVVLTGEKLIGTHYASLMLKEFVERQSLLEGQIVVASFPESGELTEQSLAQLLQTALQAQGESRDIHLFMNRGIRQGITSILIADPDEVSREFVKLRLEMNGYKVEEAQDGSEALEKFEQTMPNLVITELNLPIVDGFQLIDKINRDYSSEVIVLTDKQLPKSMDRAFELGASDYVTKPFSFSELEWRIKKLAARRM